The window GAGAGCTTCGAATCTCGATGATACATAAATAGTCCTCTAAGTAAATCATCATCATTCATCATAAACTCAGACTTGGAAAGTCAACTTTGAGATATACTATAACTTTCAGAAAACTATTCCCATTTGATCATTATCCCGAAAATCTCTTTGGAAGATCATTGCACATCATCATCTTCTCACGTACAATTTGTTCAATTTCTATAATCATTACTCCTCCATTTTAAaagtaaacataataaaaattcaatGCTCATTGGGCTGGCGGTGAGAGACCCATTGGGCCTTCACCAAAACTACTTCAAACTAATAAAGAGGACACTATAGTAATTTCAGTAGGGTGATACACGACATCCACGCCAATGCGGAAGAAACTCAATGCATAGTATTTTACGAATTGACGAAACTACCCTCAGGCACCTTCTTCTTTGTACGCGAAGTCGTCTCTCTATATGAAAAATTGAACCCTAATTTCGATTTCGAGATCTCGAAGATGACGAAGGACTTCGCGATTCCACCAGTGGTCTTCCCCTCCGGCGGATCCACCGCCAACCCCAACGTCCAGCAACGACGCTTCCCCGCCGCTCCCTTCCAACCTCCCCGCCCCTCCTCCTCCGCGATCCCTTTCATGTCCTTCGACATCGGATCCGCCGCCGCCTCCTCCGCCGCCCCCGCGGGACCGTTCACCGGGACCTTAAACTCATCCGCATCCTTCGGAGGAGGAGGCTCCTCCTCCTTCGAAGACGAGGAGCCGCTCCTCGACGAGCTCGGGATCCACCCCGATCAGATCTGGAAGAAGACCAGATCCATCCTCAACCCGTTCCGGATCAACCAAACCGTCCACCACGACTCGGATCTATCCGGCCCGATCTTCCTCTACCTCGCGCTCTGCCTATTCCAGCTCCTCGCGGGGAAGATCCAGTTCGGGGTGATCCTCGGGTGGATCGTGGTGTCGTCGATCTTCCTCTACGCGGTGTTTAACATGCTCGCGGGGAGGAATGGGAATCTGAATCTGCACACGTGTACGAGTTTGGTTGGGTATTGTTTGCTTCCGGTGGTGATTTTGTCTGCTGTGTCGTTGTTTGTGCCGCAGGGAGCCGGGGCGGTTAGGTTTGTGGTTGCGGGGGTGTTTGTGTTGTGGTCGACGAGGGCTTGCTCGGCGTTGGTTGTGTCTTTGGCTGATGGTGGGGAGGAGCATCGTGGGTTGATCTCTTACGCTTGTTTCTTGATCTATACGctcttctctcttcttgttATATTTTGATGATTTAATTACGAA is drawn from Brassica rapa cultivar Chiifu-401-42 chromosome A05, CAAS_Brap_v3.01, whole genome shotgun sequence and contains these coding sequences:
- the LOC103867298 gene encoding protein YIPF5 homolog is translated as MTKDFAIPPVVFPSGGSTANPNVQQRRFPAAPFQPPRPSSSAIPFMSFDIGSAAASSAAPAGPFTGTLNSSASFGGGGSSSFEDEEPLLDELGIHPDQIWKKTRSILNPFRINQTVHHDSDLSGPIFLYLALCLFQLLAGKIQFGVILGWIVVSSIFLYAVFNMLAGRNGNLNLHTCTSLVGYCLLPVVILSAVSLFVPQGAGAVRFVVAGVFVLWSTRACSALVVSLADGGEEHRGLISYACFLIYTLFSLLVIF